Proteins encoded by one window of Bacteroidota bacterium:
- a CDS encoding TonB-dependent receptor yields MLKHLLDQKIRNNRIELYSKTGMVFPEKPNKSMGLQQDFVYHEFNSFIGKKSYDAKQYSYLANYIFQNEIFNCSHLFKTGASFRYMNILDFYTDQLSAFSIAKPEIIPGAFLEYRYNSEEKFAVIAGTRFDYHNQFKELFTGRLNIKYNFTENLIVRAAGGNSYRTANIITDNIGWMAQGKALRIDETPRIEHGINYGLNATYKFLIGQQEATFNLDAYRSEFINQVIADAFSNNDYIRFYNLDGRSYAQSISAILDFSIVRNLQLRMAYKFDDVHITFNRTLYQRPLLSRHKGLFTLAYETINKKWRADYTVQLDGPKLLPLDVHHADSEIPFNQSPAYAVMNAQVTKVFKRFELYLGMENIGNFTQHHLIIGADNPFNTSFDATQIWGPIMGRRLYGGLRLKIF; encoded by the coding sequence GACTTTGTTTATCATGAATTCAATTCATTTATTGGAAAAAAATCCTACGATGCAAAGCAGTATAGTTACCTGGCGAATTACATTTTTCAAAATGAAATTTTTAATTGCAGCCATTTATTTAAAACAGGTGCATCATTCCGCTATATGAACATACTTGATTTTTACACCGATCAATTGTCGGCCTTTTCTATTGCAAAGCCTGAAATTATTCCCGGAGCCTTTTTAGAATACCGTTATAATTCGGAAGAAAAATTTGCTGTAATAGCAGGAACACGATTCGATTATCACAATCAATTCAAAGAACTTTTTACAGGACGCTTAAATATAAAGTACAACTTTACCGAAAACCTTATTGTACGAGCTGCTGGTGGCAACAGCTACCGCACAGCAAATATTATTACCGACAACATAGGTTGGATGGCGCAAGGCAAAGCCCTGCGCATAGATGAAACTCCGCGTATAGAACATGGTATTAACTATGGTTTGAATGCCACTTATAAATTTTTGATTGGTCAGCAGGAAGCCACATTTAATCTTGATGCATACCGCTCTGAATTTATTAATCAGGTTATTGCTGATGCCTTTAGTAACAATGACTATATACGTTTTTACAACCTTGATGGAAGGTCGTATGCACAAAGTATTTCGGCCATACTCGATTTTTCCATTGTGCGCAACTTACAATTGCGCATGGCTTACAAATTTGACGATGTACACATCACCTTTAACCGGACCTTATATCAACGACCCTTACTATCGCGGCACAAAGGATTGTTTACTTTGGCTTATGAGACCATAAACAAAAAATGGCGTGCAGATTATACCGTGCAGCTTGATGGACCCAAATTATTACCTCTTGATGTGCATCATGCCGATTCGGAAATTCCTTTTAATCAATCGCCTGCCTATGCAGTTATGAATGCACAAGTCACTAAAGTATTTAAACGCTTTGAACTTTATCTGGGAATGGAAAACATTGGCAACTTTACTCAACATCATTTAATAATTGGAGCCGACAATCCCTTTAATACATCGTTTGATGCTACCCAAATATGGGGACCTATAATGGGCAGAAGGCTGTACGGGGGACTAAGACTAAAGATTTTTTAA
- a CDS encoding redoxin family protein, which produces MRKIFLVLLLIASTTILQAQVLRSGPPGQVGEQAPEVKIKEWLNSNKAIDLKGKPLLIDFWATWCGPCRAAIPHMNELAKEYKSKMNFLSLTAEEKEKVVPFMQKTAFESFVVTDFNRVSNSNYGISGIPHIVIIGADGKVAWRGHPMNLNKQMIEEFLKTGKIAG; this is translated from the coding sequence GATTGCTAGTACCACCATACTACAAGCCCAGGTATTACGTAGTGGCCCTCCGGGACAGGTAGGCGAACAGGCTCCTGAAGTAAAAATTAAAGAATGGCTTAATTCGAATAAGGCCATTGACTTAAAGGGCAAGCCTCTGCTTATTGATTTTTGGGCAACATGGTGTGGCCCTTGCCGTGCCGCTATTCCGCATATGAACGAACTGGCAAAAGAGTATAAATCAAAAATGAACTTTCTGTCGCTAACAGCAGAAGAAAAAGAAAAGGTAGTGCCCTTTATGCAAAAAACAGCGTTCGAGAGTTTTGTAGTTACCGACTTCAACCGCGTTTCTAATTCCAATTATGGCATTTCTGGAATTCCTCATATTGTAATCATTGGTGCCGATGGCAAAGTTGCATGGCGTGGACATCCGATGAACTTGAACAAGCAAATGATAGAAGAATTTCTTAAAACGGGGAAAATAGCCGGGTAA